The Candidatus Sulfotelmatobacter sp. region GGGGACGGTTCCGGCCCTCTCGGTTCCCTGTTGAATCAAAACGGAACGACTTTCGGAACCACGAGCTTTGGCGGCACCTCCAATTGCGGCACCGCTTACAAACTAACGCCGGCTTCGGGCGGCACATTCGAGGAGACTGTTATTTTCCACTTCGCCTGTGGTGCGGATGGCGGCCAGCCGCAAATAGGTGTGATCGCCGACGGTAAAGGTAATTTCTTCGGTACGACGGAGACCGATGGCGAATTCAACAATGGCGTAGTCTTCCAACTCACGCCTCCCAGCGACGGTTCGAACAATTTTAGGGAGACGCCTATCTTCGCCTTCAACGTTACCGATGGAGCGCAGCCCGTCGCCAATTTGCTTGAGTTCAAAGGCTCCTTGTATGGAGTCACTTTTCAGGGTGGTCAGTTCGGCCAGGGAGTCGTCTTTCAGCTAACGCCACCCGCGCAAAGTGGAGGGAGCTGGACTGAAGTTGTCTTGCACGATTTCTCTGGCGGAACCGATGGAGGTGAGCCGCAGACTGGTTTGGTGGCCGACGGAAGCGGCGGCTTTTTTGGAACAGCCTCGCAAGGTGGCGCCACAGGCAACGGCAACTTCTTTCACCTCGTTCCGCCGGCAGCGCAGGGTGGTACGTGGACGCTGACCCCACTCCATCAATTCGCGGGTGGAAATGACGGGTCGGACCCAATCGGCGAACTGCTGAAGCGTGGCAACACGGTTTTCGGCACAACCCAAGGGTCAGTCAGCGGATCGGCTACGGTCTACAAAATCGTTCCTTAGCCGTCCTCGATTGTTCGGATTTCCGGCAGTAACGGGAAAGGAGTAGTCGTGATGAGGTCGAATAGCACACAGCGGACAGGCGCAGATTTCAAGGAGCGCGTTCGCGCGAATCAGCAAAGGCTCAGGTCGAATTTGAAGTCGCAGTATGACTTCATCGTCTGTGGATCGGGTTCTCCGGGTCGGTTGTAGCCCGCCAATACCACGGCTCCTTGCGTCATCATCGGCGAGCGCGCAGCAGGGCTGTTGCACCACCAACACAGATTGGAGACATCTTCAGTCGCACTTGGTGGTCTTTGAACAGCCACAACGGTTTTCGCGAGAGAACGCCGCCAGAGCGTGTGAGGTTACAGTGCTTTGGCCATGGAAATACTAAGAAGGAGATCTTGTATGAGTGATGTATCAGTTC contains the following coding sequences:
- a CDS encoding choice-of-anchor tandem repeat GloVer-containing protein is translated as MKKIQMFPDKNKTHCARVIFSLLVIAVVFASTSKPLAAQSAFQVLHVFNKAGDGQAPMAGVQADPAGNLFGSAEFGGANGFGAIFMLKPPAAGKTNWTEKVIFSFADGNDGGFPSSPLVVASNDDLVSSTLMGGTANNGTIFRLSPPTSSNGPWIEKVLENFQGQNSGDGSGPLGSLLNQNGTTFGTTSFGGTSNCGTAYKLTPASGGTFEETVIFHFACGADGGQPQIGVIADGKGNFFGTTETDGEFNNGVVFQLTPPSDGSNNFRETPIFAFNVTDGAQPVANLLEFKGSLYGVTFQGGQFGQGVVFQLTPPAQSGGSWTEVVLHDFSGGTDGGEPQTGLVADGSGGFFGTASQGGATGNGNFFHLVPPAAQGGTWTLTPLHQFAGGNDGSDPIGELLKRGNTVFGTTQGSVSGSATVYKIVP